From Granulicella cerasi, a single genomic window includes:
- a CDS encoding penicillin acylase family protein → MEPFEQPQQPDATPSAESSETVEPRLLTRRGAVEEDAPERPSLREQAEAKAAAASAAARDAVSRWKARQESTPTRPSPPSQKPRRWGRIAAFSAAGVLLFCGVATGGFILSSRHDLRASIAQLDGTAHAAGLKQAVTITHDAQGVPSITAQSIDDLLEAQGYVTAQERLWQMDMLRRHAAGELAEVLGSSMLDHDRQQRILQLRATADNAVAAMSDDERHQLETYARGVNAYIDSHVNALPVEFSVLHYLPTRWTPRDSVLVMLAMWQDLSTSFPTKLDREALAQHLPADLASDLYPTSTFRDRIPSDPRKDLSTPVESIEQIPLDSTQSKLATPADLLDREQMLAPTSCSDCRAGSNNWAVSAARSASGSPIVSNDMHLGLSLPNLWFETQLHAPGIALAGFSLPGMPLIMVGRNAHVAWGFTNLGGDVQDVYIEHTRGTGAQTEYQRADGSWTAVAHHPEIIHVRARRDVHLDVQTTEHPLGAKTIAAPIISPLFPSEHRSLSLAWILYASDALHLPSLSVAQASSGVQLAQAFRNFGGPSLNLVWADDQKHIGYHAIGMIPVRGSMDRRPRSLPTLDLGQPTPEQTTEPVPDNEPDTQATMREMNFGAPHLLLSAWEPQRRRRVVRREPAKPQRVAPVRGRHRALPPQIKQPRPVAKPEPPVEKPIAPMKPVIDYVVGAAIANTPVDALDRSAAWAGVVPFDELPSIVDPANGVIATANARITPDDYPYTLSNEWVDAYRAERIYRRLERRDGLTPADMLALQTDAYSAYDHFLAQRVAYAIDHAHNVKGDTKRLQAAADLLRSFDGRMTTDSSAAAIVDAIKPALRAALLNAAISKHDHLKPNDKKVEELASLYHWTASNSAMEKLVLLQPARWLPEGITTWNDLLATVTLDALHGAPHDLARWKYADVHKQDIAHPIFGTHRRYFGFLLGTPVGLGPQAVDGDSTTVNASAKKFGASERFTADLSSADSNTANLPSGQSGNLASPHALDQSKAYHEGTTFALPLENVEVQHTLKLLPQ, encoded by the coding sequence ATGGAGCCTTTCGAGCAGCCGCAACAACCTGATGCAACACCGTCTGCGGAGTCCTCGGAAACCGTCGAACCGCGCCTGCTAACGCGTCGCGGAGCCGTCGAAGAAGACGCGCCCGAACGCCCGTCACTGCGCGAGCAAGCCGAAGCCAAAGCTGCGGCCGCAAGCGCCGCTGCGCGCGATGCCGTCTCGCGCTGGAAGGCCCGCCAGGAGAGCACACCGACGCGCCCCTCGCCGCCTTCTCAAAAGCCCCGCCGCTGGGGCAGAATCGCCGCCTTCAGCGCCGCCGGCGTGCTTCTCTTCTGCGGCGTAGCGACCGGTGGATTCATCCTCTCTTCGCGGCACGATCTCCGCGCCAGCATCGCGCAACTTGACGGCACAGCTCACGCCGCAGGACTCAAGCAGGCCGTCACCATCACGCATGATGCGCAGGGCGTGCCGAGCATCACCGCGCAATCGATCGATGATCTGCTCGAAGCGCAAGGGTACGTCACCGCGCAAGAACGTCTGTGGCAGATGGATATGCTGCGTCGCCACGCTGCCGGTGAACTCGCCGAAGTGCTCGGCTCGTCCATGCTCGACCATGATCGGCAGCAGCGCATCCTGCAACTGCGTGCCACCGCCGACAATGCTGTGGCGGCAATGTCCGACGACGAACGCCATCAGCTTGAGACATACGCGCGCGGGGTGAACGCTTACATCGACAGCCACGTGAACGCGCTGCCAGTCGAGTTCAGCGTGCTGCATTACCTGCCCACGCGATGGACGCCGCGCGACTCCGTGCTCGTGATGCTTGCCATGTGGCAGGACCTTTCAACGAGCTTCCCGACGAAGCTCGATCGCGAAGCGCTCGCACAGCATCTTCCGGCAGATCTCGCCAGCGATCTTTACCCTACCTCTACCTTCCGCGACCGCATTCCATCCGATCCACGCAAGGACCTCTCGACACCCGTCGAGTCCATCGAGCAGATTCCGCTCGACTCCACGCAGTCGAAGCTCGCTACCCCGGCAGACCTGCTCGACCGCGAGCAGATGCTCGCGCCCACGAGCTGCAGCGATTGCCGCGCGGGCTCAAACAACTGGGCTGTCTCCGCAGCGCGTTCCGCTTCGGGCTCGCCCATCGTGTCGAACGACATGCATCTTGGCCTCAGCCTGCCGAACCTGTGGTTTGAAACGCAGCTCCATGCGCCGGGCATTGCGCTTGCAGGCTTCTCGCTGCCGGGCATGCCACTGATCATGGTGGGCCGCAACGCGCACGTCGCGTGGGGTTTCACGAACCTCGGCGGCGATGTGCAGGACGTCTACATCGAGCACACACGCGGCACCGGCGCACAGACTGAGTACCAGCGAGCCGACGGCTCCTGGACCGCCGTCGCGCACCATCCTGAGATCATCCACGTGCGCGCACGACGCGACGTGCACCTCGACGTACAGACCACCGAACATCCGCTCGGCGCAAAGACCATCGCCGCGCCGATCATCTCGCCACTCTTCCCCAGCGAGCACCGCTCGCTGTCGCTCGCGTGGATCCTCTACGCGAGCGACGCTCTGCATCTGCCGTCGTTGAGCGTCGCGCAAGCCAGCTCGGGCGTTCAGCTCGCACAGGCCTTCCGCAACTTCGGTGGACCGTCGCTCAATCTGGTGTGGGCCGACGACCAGAAGCACATCGGCTATCACGCGATCGGCATGATCCCAGTGCGCGGTTCGATGGACCGCCGTCCGCGCTCGCTGCCGACACTCGACCTCGGCCAGCCGACGCCTGAGCAGACCACCGAGCCCGTGCCGGACAACGAGCCCGACACGCAGGCCACCATGCGCGAGATGAACTTCGGCGCGCCGCATCTCCTGCTCTCGGCATGGGAGCCGCAGCGCCGTCGCCGCGTCGTTCGTCGCGAGCCGGCAAAGCCTCAGCGTGTCGCGCCTGTACGTGGTCGCCACCGCGCGCTGCCTCCGCAGATCAAGCAACCGCGCCCCGTTGCGAAGCCCGAGCCGCCAGTCGAGAAACCCATCGCGCCGATGAAGCCTGTGATCGACTACGTTGTGGGCGCAGCCATCGCCAACACACCCGTGGATGCGCTCGACCGCAGCGCAGCGTGGGCGGGCGTCGTTCCCTTCGACGAGCTACCCTCCATCGTCGACCCGGCCAACGGCGTCATCGCCACAGCGAACGCGCGCATCACTCCTGACGACTATCCCTACACGCTCTCCAACGAGTGGGTGGATGCCTATCGCGCCGAGCGCATCTATCGCCGCCTGGAAAGGCGCGATGGCCTGACGCCCGCCGACATGCTCGCGCTGCAAACCGATGCTTACTCGGCTTACGATCACTTCCTCGCGCAACGCGTGGCCTACGCCATCGACCACGCGCACAACGTGAAGGGTGACACCAAGCGCTTGCAGGCCGCTGCCGATCTGCTGCGCAGCTTTGACGGCCGCATGACGACCGACTCCAGCGCCGCCGCCATCGTCGATGCGATCAAGCCCGCTCTGCGCGCCGCGTTGCTGAACGCAGCCATCAGCAAACACGACCACTTGAAGCCGAACGACAAGAAGGTCGAAGAGCTCGCCTCGCTCTATCACTGGACAGCTTCGAACTCTGCGATGGAGAAGCTTGTGCTGCTGCAGCCTGCGCGCTGGCTTCCTGAAGGCATCACGACGTGGAACGATCTGCTCGCCACGGTGACGCTCGATGCGCTACACGGCGCGCCGCATGATCTTGCGCGATGGAAGTACGCCGACGTCCACAAGCAGGACATCGCACACCCGATCTTCGGCACGCATCGACGCTACTTCGGCTTCCTGCTCGGCACGCCTGTGGGCCTCGGCCCGCAGGCCGTGGATGGCGACAGCACCACCGTGAACGCATCGGCGAAGAAGTTCGGCGCAAGCGAACGCTTCACCGCGGACCTTTCGTCGGCGGACAGCAACACGGCCAACCTGCCGTCCGGCCAGTCCGGCAACCTTGCCAGCCCTCACGCCCTGGACCAGTCAAAGGCGTATCACGAAGGCACAACCTTTGCGTTGCCGCTTGAAAACGTCGAAGTCCAACACACGCTGAAGCTGCTGCCGCAGTAA
- the dxr gene encoding 1-deoxy-D-xylulose-5-phosphate reductoisomerase, with protein MKKIAILGSTGSIGTSTLSICESHPEHFHPIALAAGSNLALAFEQCVRWRPQVISISTEALAAELAAKLKAAGVIGVEVVHGTAGTVRVATLPEVDFVVAAIVGVAGLEATYAAVLAGKDIGLANKEALVAAGDLILAAARERGVALLPIDSEHNAIHQALRAGTANEVKQIWLTASGGPFRNTPLADFEHITPAQALKHPTWVMGQRITIDSATMLNKGLEIIEACRLFNLPPDRVKVTVHPQSTIHSLVEYIDGSILAQISVTNMRLPILYAMAYPERLSSDLIFDMAALAQLDFQQPDLERFPCLRLSYEAAAASQAHCIALNAADEIAVASFLKGELPFLGIPRTIERVLALTPSTSPASIQEVLALDQHARQQAREVIAQNQAVTA; from the coding sequence GTGAAGAAGATTGCCATCCTTGGCTCCACCGGCTCCATCGGAACGAGCACCCTCAGCATCTGCGAGTCTCATCCCGAACACTTCCATCCCATCGCTTTGGCTGCGGGCAGCAACCTTGCGCTCGCGTTTGAGCAGTGCGTGCGCTGGCGTCCGCAGGTCATCTCGATCTCCACCGAAGCGCTCGCCGCCGAGCTTGCCGCGAAGCTCAAGGCCGCTGGCGTGATCGGCGTGGAAGTCGTCCACGGCACCGCTGGAACCGTTCGCGTCGCCACGCTGCCTGAGGTGGACTTCGTCGTTGCGGCCATCGTCGGCGTCGCGGGCCTGGAAGCCACCTATGCCGCAGTGCTCGCGGGTAAGGACATCGGTCTTGCAAACAAGGAAGCACTCGTCGCTGCGGGTGACCTGATCCTCGCCGCTGCGCGCGAACGCGGCGTGGCGCTGCTGCCCATCGACAGCGAACACAACGCGATTCACCAGGCACTGCGCGCAGGTACCGCCAACGAGGTGAAGCAGATCTGGCTCACCGCATCGGGCGGCCCCTTCCGCAACACGCCGCTGGCCGACTTCGAGCACATCACACCCGCGCAGGCGCTTAAGCATCCCACCTGGGTCATGGGTCAGCGCATCACCATTGACTCGGCGACCATGCTGAACAAGGGCCTCGAAATCATCGAAGCCTGCCGACTCTTCAACCTTCCGCCCGACCGCGTGAAGGTGACCGTACATCCGCAGTCGACGATCCACTCACTCGTCGAGTACATCGACGGCTCCATCCTCGCGCAGATCTCGGTGACGAACATGCGCCTGCCGATCCTCTATGCGATGGCTTATCCGGAGCGCCTGTCCAGCGACCTCATCTTCGACATGGCCGCGCTGGCTCAGCTCGACTTCCAGCAGCCCGACCTAGAGCGCTTTCCTTGCCTGCGTCTTTCGTACGAAGCCGCAGCCGCATCGCAGGCGCATTGCATCGCGCTCAACGCAGCCGACGAGATCGCCGTGGCATCGTTCCTTAAGGGCGAACTACCGTTCCTCGGCATTCCGCGTACGATTGAGCGCGTGCTTGCGCTGACGCCTTCGACCTCTCCTGCATCTATTCAGGAAGTTCTGGCACTGGATCAGCATGCGCGCCAGCAGGCACGCGAAGTCATCGCACAAAACCAGGCCGTAACCGCCTGA
- a CDS encoding CPBP family intramembrane glutamic endopeptidase, which produces MDPLTPEPQTPSFAPHHSPENPIFFGRFGLRAGWGMSIYLVLTVAILMFSSIFSLGVSGHMQEVIAAQQQAEQHPGQPSSHFHLPFVPSSPITQDGIQILALLGVCWFFSKGEHRPLGYYGLGKQRRSDFLPGAIWGLVMMCAIVVVLRAGHWLVFDGVNVHGVTAASYALKWLLAFLCVGFAEEYMFRGYLLYTLKRGVWGLAESIAPSNVHAVAFWLAATIMSLLFAAAHLGNGGENAFGIFQVFLAGIVFCYAVFHTGSLWWGVGFHMTWDWAQSFLFGVADSGNISVGRLFVTHAQGKTLLSGGSAGPEGSIFASLALLLTVGAIHLSRRGVLPPPEAESASAPIAQATPDAGGFHNTLA; this is translated from the coding sequence ATGGATCCGCTCACGCCCGAGCCGCAAACACCGTCGTTCGCACCGCATCACTCCCCGGAAAATCCGATCTTCTTCGGTCGCTTTGGTTTGCGCGCCGGTTGGGGCATGTCGATTTATCTTGTGCTGACGGTCGCGATACTCATGTTTTCCAGCATCTTCTCGCTCGGCGTCAGCGGCCACATGCAGGAAGTGATCGCAGCACAACAGCAGGCAGAGCAACATCCAGGCCAACCCTCGTCACACTTCCACCTCCCCTTCGTACCGTCCTCGCCGATCACGCAGGATGGCATCCAGATCCTCGCACTGCTGGGCGTTTGCTGGTTCTTCTCCAAGGGCGAGCACCGCCCGCTCGGTTACTACGGCCTGGGCAAACAGCGTCGCAGCGACTTTCTCCCCGGAGCCATCTGGGGCCTCGTGATGATGTGCGCAATCGTCGTTGTTCTGCGCGCGGGACATTGGCTCGTCTTCGATGGCGTGAACGTCCACGGCGTCACCGCAGCGTCCTACGCTCTCAAATGGCTGCTCGCGTTCCTCTGCGTCGGCTTCGCGGAGGAGTATATGTTCCGCGGCTATCTGCTCTACACGCTCAAGCGCGGTGTATGGGGGCTTGCCGAGAGCATCGCACCGAGCAACGTACACGCGGTCGCGTTCTGGCTCGCAGCTACGATCATGTCCCTGCTCTTCGCGGCCGCGCATCTCGGCAACGGCGGTGAAAACGCCTTCGGCATCTTTCAGGTCTTTCTCGCGGGCATCGTCTTCTGCTACGCCGTCTTCCACACCGGATCACTGTGGTGGGGCGTAGGTTTCCACATGACCTGGGACTGGGCGCAGAGCTTCCTCTTTGGCGTCGCCGACAGCGGCAACATCTCCGTCGGGCGACTGTTCGTCACCCACGCACAGGGCAAGACGCTGCTCTCCGGCGGAAGCGCCGGGCCGGAAGGCTCCATCTTCGCAAGCCTCGCATTGCTGCTTACCGTGGGTGCGATTCACCTCTCCAGGCGCGGCGTTCTGCCTCCGCCCGAGGCCGAATCAGCCTCGGCACCTATCGCTCAGGCAACCCCGGATGCGGGTGGGTTCCACAATACGCTCGCCTAA
- the rseP gene encoding RIP metalloprotease RseP produces the protein MNAAHILLVAIEFTIVLGIMVLVHEFGHFAMAKLCGVRVETFSIGFGPRIIGIKRGDTDYRLSLLPLGGYVKMAGDNDNPAERRLDEGIDLHGADRPHDPAEFNARPRWQRVLIALAGPFANFILSLFLLTLVGMFHHTVDEYLDGPAVVDYVPTKSGAAAIGIAAGDTLTVYGDTKNPTWTDVLNNSALNLNRDLAVSWRHNGEAHSGTIRSLSGGDDQQPDPSKMLPAIGLIPREQAGPIGVYSVAAGTPAERAGLLAGDQLSRINDFAPHSVAALLAYLQDEAGKPSTLTVLRSGQTLQLPIVPEKLDNGTGSVAYRIGFTNKPSPAKIVHLPFFAAVQESFKDNLDDSRQIFKTLKSLVIRHVSVKALSGPVGIAQEIDMATQFGIWTVLRVMSMISINLGIFNLLPMPLLDGGMIIFLLWESIIRRDVSIVVKERVYQVAFVCLIMFAVFVLFNDITKLHIHH, from the coding sequence ATGAACGCAGCCCACATTCTTCTCGTTGCTATCGAGTTCACCATCGTGCTGGGCATCATGGTGCTCGTGCATGAGTTCGGCCACTTCGCGATGGCGAAGCTCTGCGGCGTGCGCGTCGAGACCTTCTCTATCGGCTTCGGTCCACGCATCATCGGCATCAAGCGCGGCGACACAGACTATCGCCTGTCGCTGCTGCCCCTGGGCGGCTACGTCAAAATGGCTGGCGACAACGACAATCCCGCCGAGCGTCGCCTTGACGAAGGCATCGACCTTCACGGCGCTGACCGCCCGCATGATCCGGCGGAGTTCAACGCGCGTCCGCGTTGGCAGCGTGTGCTCATCGCACTCGCGGGACCGTTTGCGAACTTCATCCTCTCGCTCTTTCTGCTCACGCTGGTCGGCATGTTCCACCATACGGTGGATGAGTACCTCGACGGCCCTGCCGTTGTTGACTACGTTCCGACGAAGAGCGGCGCAGCAGCGATCGGCATCGCCGCAGGCGACACGCTCACTGTCTACGGAGACACGAAAAACCCCACATGGACGGACGTGCTGAACAACAGCGCGCTCAACCTGAACCGCGACCTCGCTGTCTCCTGGAGACACAACGGCGAAGCGCATAGCGGCACGATCCGCTCGCTCTCCGGCGGCGATGATCAGCAGCCTGATCCGTCGAAGATGCTTCCGGCGATTGGTCTCATCCCGCGTGAACAGGCCGGCCCCATTGGCGTCTACTCCGTCGCCGCAGGTACGCCTGCAGAGCGCGCTGGCCTGCTCGCAGGCGATCAGCTCTCGCGCATCAACGACTTCGCTCCGCACTCGGTCGCCGCACTGCTCGCCTATCTGCAGGACGAAGCCGGCAAGCCTTCTACGCTGACGGTGCTTCGCAGCGGACAAACGCTGCAGCTGCCGATCGTCCCGGAGAAGCTCGATAACGGCACCGGCTCCGTCGCGTATCGCATCGGCTTCACGAATAAGCCGTCGCCTGCGAAGATCGTGCACCTGCCCTTCTTCGCAGCCGTGCAGGAGTCCTTCAAGGACAACCTCGATGACTCGCGCCAGATCTTCAAGACGCTGAAGAGCCTCGTCATTCGCCACGTTTCGGTGAAGGCGCTCAGCGGCCCTGTCGGCATCGCGCAAGAGATCGACATGGCTACGCAGTTCGGCATCTGGACCGTGCTGCGCGTGATGAGCATGATCTCGATCAACCTCGGCATCTTCAACCTGCTGCCGATGCCGCTACTCGATGGCGGCATGATCATCTTCCTGCTGTGGGAGAGCATCATCCGTCGCGACGTCAGCATTGTGGTGAAGGAGCGCGTGTATCAGGTCGCGTTCGTCTGCCTCATCATGTTCGCCGTCTTCGTGCTCTTCAACGACATCACGAAGCTGCACATTCATCACTAG
- a CDS encoding phosphoesterase: protein MNCRVFFHDKCFDGACSASLFARFHRECVGTASSFEYRGLVHRAGKMFEEEWFLNDGENAIVDFKYDPSEKLTWWFDHHQSAFATAEDEAKFSAGQQNADGTPGPLAMRQFFDPKYISCTGWIAHIASTKFGMDVKPLEELIYWANIVDGAKYESAKSAVEMEAPAMKLTMAIESAQDAEFGQRIIPLLTEMSLQQLLEQPFVAERIAPLLEKHRAQIALIGERASLEREVITFDITDQPTEGYNKFIPYYLHPDATYNVGLSKSSFRTKISVGTNPWTTKPASDLANIAEICESYGGGGHPRVGAISFPVDKEAEARKAAAEIVAMLRDRA from the coding sequence GTGAACTGTCGCGTCTTCTTCCATGACAAATGTTTCGACGGAGCCTGTTCGGCTTCGCTCTTCGCTCGCTTCCATCGAGAGTGTGTCGGTACAGCTTCCAGCTTCGAATACCGCGGGCTCGTGCATCGCGCGGGGAAGATGTTTGAAGAAGAGTGGTTCTTGAACGATGGCGAGAACGCGATCGTCGACTTCAAGTACGATCCCTCCGAGAAGCTAACGTGGTGGTTCGACCATCATCAGTCCGCGTTTGCCACTGCAGAGGATGAAGCGAAGTTCAGTGCAGGGCAACAGAACGCTGACGGCACGCCCGGACCGCTGGCGATGCGGCAGTTCTTCGATCCGAAGTACATCAGTTGCACCGGCTGGATCGCGCACATTGCGAGCACGAAGTTCGGCATGGATGTGAAGCCGCTCGAGGAGCTGATCTATTGGGCGAACATCGTGGACGGCGCGAAGTATGAGAGCGCAAAGTCTGCCGTGGAGATGGAAGCTCCCGCGATGAAGCTCACGATGGCCATCGAGAGTGCGCAGGATGCGGAGTTTGGTCAGCGCATCATTCCGCTGTTGACGGAAATGTCTTTGCAGCAGTTGCTCGAGCAGCCGTTTGTCGCTGAGCGCATCGCTCCGCTGCTGGAGAAACATCGCGCGCAGATCGCATTGATCGGCGAGCGCGCTTCGTTGGAGCGCGAGGTGATTACGTTCGACATCACTGACCAGCCGACCGAGGGCTACAACAAGTTCATCCCGTACTACTTGCACCCGGACGCGACATACAACGTGGGGCTGTCGAAGTCGAGCTTCCGCACGAAGATCAGCGTGGGCACGAACCCGTGGACGACGAAGCCTGCAAGCGATCTGGCGAACATCGCGGAAATCTGCGAGTCGTATGGCGGCGGCGGTCACCCGCGTGTGGGGGCGATCAGCTTCCCGGTCGATAAGGAAGCCGAAGCGCGCAAGGCTGCAGCAGAGATTGTGGCGATGTTGCGCGACCGCGCGTAA
- a CDS encoding 6-pyruvoyl-tetrahydropterin synthase-related protein: MPSAPHSKQPTIRWAMLCVLLALIASLPLLRAGAACGHDILFHMGSWLDAAQQLRHGTLYPAWDFNAAWNAGEPRFTFYPPLSWMLGGLLTLLLPFRIVPATYTVLVLSSAALSLFFVARRYAEPHTAFLASALYVANPYLLFTAWERTAFAELLAAAWMPWLIAAALEDQPRIASLAWPLALLWLTNVPAGIMGCYVLALLGVLRIFRAKRTELTRILGRFVAAFALGVSLAAIYLVPAIYERAFVQVDSAFAPGLSVAANFLFAHTADAAHDFVDAQVSRITLALLAASAVLLFIAWRQKRSLPSPLLRAAAIFTAVIALAQLPLSLILWQHLPALHVLQFPWRFMTVLAPFACLAALPLCSRLPQRAAIPCAAIIVLALSLPLSQRYLHACPRGDQPADIAARFDTSHGVPSTDEYTPNNADNDFLRFDDPPYWLADSPGEFAPDTTPNPNATAPDTDFGDPDPAHTLSGSTPEQIQLALQRPRILVMNRRAYPDWRVTVNDVPAQLLRRDDGLIALALPAGISKINLRWHIGLDHWLGIALSLLALAVFARLHTDSRKIESDNHAR, encoded by the coding sequence ATGCCTTCCGCGCCCCATTCCAAGCAGCCGACAATTCGCTGGGCCATGCTCTGCGTGCTGCTCGCGTTGATCGCCTCGCTGCCGTTGCTCCGCGCAGGCGCGGCCTGCGGACACGACATCCTCTTCCACATGGGGAGTTGGCTCGACGCCGCGCAGCAGCTGCGGCACGGCACGCTCTACCCTGCATGGGACTTCAACGCCGCGTGGAACGCGGGCGAGCCGCGCTTCACCTTCTATCCACCGCTCTCGTGGATGCTCGGCGGGTTGCTCACACTACTGCTCCCCTTCCGCATCGTTCCAGCGACGTACACGGTGCTCGTTCTCTCCAGCGCTGCGTTGTCCCTCTTCTTCGTAGCTCGCCGATATGCGGAACCACACACCGCATTCCTGGCATCGGCTCTCTACGTTGCGAACCCCTATCTGCTCTTCACGGCGTGGGAGCGCACAGCCTTCGCAGAGTTGCTCGCCGCCGCTTGGATGCCATGGCTCATCGCCGCCGCGCTGGAAGATCAGCCGCGCATCGCATCGCTTGCGTGGCCGCTCGCACTGCTCTGGCTCACCAATGTGCCCGCAGGCATCATGGGCTGCTATGTCCTCGCACTCCTCGGAGTGTTGCGCATCTTCCGCGCGAAACGTACCGAACTCACGCGCATCCTGGGTCGCTTCGTAGCAGCGTTCGCATTGGGCGTGAGCCTCGCAGCAATCTATCTCGTGCCTGCCATCTACGAGCGCGCTTTCGTGCAAGTGGACTCCGCCTTCGCGCCCGGCCTCAGCGTCGCAGCCAACTTCCTCTTCGCGCACACGGCCGACGCGGCGCACGATTTCGTGGACGCCCAGGTAAGCCGCATCACGCTGGCACTCCTCGCAGCTTCGGCCGTGCTGCTATTTATCGCATGGCGGCAGAAACGCAGCTTACCCTCGCCTCTACTCCGCGCTGCGGCGATATTCACCGCTGTGATCGCGCTAGCACAACTGCCGCTGTCGCTCATCCTCTGGCAACACCTTCCCGCGCTTCACGTGTTGCAATTTCCGTGGCGCTTCATGACCGTGCTCGCGCCCTTCGCGTGTCTTGCAGCGTTGCCGCTCTGCAGCCGTCTACCGCAGCGAGCCGCCATCCCCTGCGCCGCGATCATCGTCCTCGCGCTGAGCCTCCCGCTCTCGCAGCGCTACCTCCACGCATGCCCACGCGGCGACCAACCTGCCGACATTGCTGCCCGCTTCGACACCTCCCACGGCGTCCCCTCCACCGACGAGTACACCCCGAACAACGCCGACAATGACTTCCTCCGCTTCGACGATCCGCCCTATTGGCTCGCCGACAGCCCTGGCGAATTCGCGCCCGACACCACGCCGAACCCCAACGCCACTGCACCCGATACCGACTTCGGTGACCCCGACCCCGCGCATACCCTCTCCGGCTCTACGCCCGAGCAGATCCAGCTCGCACTGCAACGCCCGCGCATCCTCGTGATGAACCGCCGCGCCTATCCGGACTGGCGCGTCACGGTGAACGATGTACCCGCGCAGCTCCTCAGGCGCGACGACGGCTTGATCGCTCTCGCCCTGCCCGCAGGCATCTCCAAGATCAATCTCAGATGGCATATCGGCCTCGACCACTGGCTGGGAATCGCTCTCTCTCTCCTGGCCTTGGCGGTTTTCGCGCGCCTCCACACCGATTCCCGTAAAATCGAATCTGACAACCATGCCCGTTGA
- a CDS encoding MOSC domain-containing protein — protein sequence MSAVVESVSISPKHGFSKEPQLSILLIEGEGVEGDAHRGRTVQHLYLKRKDPTTYNHSQVHLFAGEALDDLRALGFEIPNGGLGENVLTRGVDLLSLPEGTRLYLGNEAIVQLTGLRTPCSQIDGFRNGLQQHLWGERGDDGKRSRRAGVMSIVLTGGHVYPHDEIRVELPAEPHLPLRPV from the coding sequence ATGAGTGCCGTTGTCGAATCTGTGTCGATCAGTCCGAAGCATGGCTTCAGCAAAGAGCCGCAGCTGTCGATCCTGCTCATCGAGGGCGAAGGCGTGGAAGGCGACGCTCACCGCGGACGTACCGTGCAGCACCTCTACCTGAAGCGCAAAGACCCGACGACGTACAACCACTCACAGGTGCACCTCTTCGCCGGCGAAGCGCTCGATGATCTGCGCGCACTCGGCTTCGAGATCCCCAACGGTGGCCTCGGAGAAAACGTGCTCACGCGTGGCGTCGATCTGCTCAGCCTGCCCGAGGGCACGCGGCTCTATCTCGGCAACGAAGCGATCGTGCAGCTCACCGGGCTGCGCACCCCCTGCTCACAGATCGACGGCTTCCGCAACGGCCTGCAACAACATCTCTGGGGAGAACGCGGCGACGACGGCAAGAGATCGCGGCGCGCTGGTGTGATGAGCATCGTGCTCACCGGCGGACACGTCTACCCGCATGACGAAATCCGCGTTGAACTCCCCGCTGAACCACATCTGCCGTTGCGTCCCGTCTAG